A genomic region of Pseudoalteromonas piscicida contains the following coding sequences:
- a CDS encoding tetratricopeptide repeat protein: MIKKTAIIIAILAAISGCKSLVYKGNKLYEAGMYRQAAEYYSQALAEDPEDLEAKQGLTLARDKLIDKGLIDVRMLRLANNYTAAATRLEEIVENQAQWQMKPTGAMANTQREELDYARQWLLDEARSLSNTPYPDKFKLFEHNYRHLISNAQLASAMSTHYDTLRTQAQKKCDELAGQVSGQRFYLKSFTEKYCLAWQTSKRLRVDNQDKSRYFAMNIRDRVDIGLRFGNSIRGQYGAFISSLNTAFNNSLWFDSDGSQQLSLELYADADYYRTSNQYIQRKHYQQEVERPDPNNSDKTHTVEVTREFTYPVTIYDEKFDINVNYEASLAHRYIKGSASDSKHNKTRAHQADFEQLDITPLSPDFLNLSQITEKTFDELLKKFSQDLTLTWKQNYCGQALGSNKGENILRCAKLEPEHDYINRWFDQHFGIKYSEMTTLYGI, translated from the coding sequence ATGATCAAGAAAACCGCCATCATCATTGCAATATTGGCTGCTATTAGCGGCTGTAAATCGCTGGTTTATAAAGGTAATAAACTTTACGAAGCGGGAATGTACCGCCAAGCTGCTGAATATTATTCACAAGCACTCGCGGAAGACCCTGAGGATCTTGAAGCGAAACAAGGTTTAACACTGGCGCGAGATAAGCTTATAGATAAAGGACTTATCGATGTGCGTATGCTGCGCTTAGCAAATAACTACACCGCTGCTGCAACTAGGCTAGAAGAAATCGTAGAGAACCAAGCACAATGGCAAATGAAGCCGACTGGCGCGATGGCAAATACCCAAAGAGAAGAACTAGATTACGCGAGGCAATGGCTACTCGACGAAGCCCGCTCGCTATCAAATACGCCCTACCCTGACAAGTTTAAGCTGTTTGAACATAACTATCGCCATCTGATCAGCAATGCGCAATTAGCAAGCGCCATGAGTACCCACTATGACACGCTAAGAACGCAAGCGCAGAAAAAGTGTGATGAACTTGCAGGACAGGTCAGCGGGCAGCGCTTCTATTTAAAAAGTTTCACGGAAAAATACTGTTTAGCGTGGCAAACTTCAAAACGTTTACGTGTAGATAACCAAGATAAAAGTCGTTATTTTGCGATGAACATACGAGATCGTGTCGATATTGGCTTGCGCTTTGGCAATTCAATCAGAGGACAATATGGCGCATTTATCTCAAGCCTAAATACGGCATTTAATAATAGCCTCTGGTTTGATAGTGATGGCAGTCAACAGCTTTCATTAGAGCTATATGCAGATGCAGACTATTACCGCACTAGCAATCAATATATTCAGCGTAAGCATTATCAACAGGAAGTTGAACGACCAGACCCTAATAACTCAGATAAGACGCACACCGTAGAAGTCACAAGAGAGTTCACTTACCCGGTGACCATCTACGATGAGAAATTTGATATCAACGTTAATTATGAGGCGAGTTTAGCCCATCGTTATATCAAAGGCAGTGCAAGCGATAGTAAGCATAATAAAACCCGTGCGCATCAGGCTGATTTTGAACAACTTGATATCACCCCACTGTCTCCAGACTTTCTTAATCTTTCACAGATAACTGAAAAGACCTTTGACGAACTACTCAAAAAATTCTCTCAAGATCTTACGCTAACTTGGAAGCAAAATTACTGTGGACAGGCACTTGGCAGCAATAAAGGCGAAAATATTCTACGCTGTGCCAAGCTTGAGCCCGAGCATGACTATATCAACCGTTGGTTTGACCAGCACTTTGGGATCAAGTACTCAGAAATGACGACTTTATACGGTATTTGA
- a CDS encoding IS3 family transposase (programmed frameshift) → MTKLKRATYSAAIKLETAQLVVDQGYTQEDAAKAMGVGKSTVSKWVTQLKQERNGQTPTASPMTPEQIEIRELKKQIQRIELEKDIFKKGYRSLDVRLPEQFSLIEKLNQRERYPISVLCSVFNVHRSSYKYWAIRDTTPTPEQIRLEAEVKAIHAMSGGSAGARTIAAIATNNDFELSRYRAAKLMVKLKLESCQVPQHQYKRGGNEHLEIPNLLDRQFDVVEPNTVWCGDVTYIWTGNRWAYLAVVVDLFARKVVGWAMSLSPDTSLTLKALELAYESRGKPSGLMFHSDQGSHYTSLKYRQRLWRYKITQSMSRRGNCWDNAPMERFFRSFKTEWMPKVGYENFKDAKYGVSDYINGYYNNVRPHHYNAGLAPNESEVRYQDSKTVAKIS, encoded by the exons ATGACGAAATTAAAACGCGCAACCTATTCTGCGGCAATCAAATTAGAAACAGCTCAACTTGTAGTTGACCAAGGCTACACACAAGAAGATGCAGCTAAGGCTATGGGGGTTGGTAAATCAACTGTAAGTAAGTGGGTAACTCAATTGAAGCAAGAGCGGAATGGCCAGACACCCACAGCGTCACCAATGACACCTGAACAAATTGAAATCCGCGAACTTAAAAAGCAAATCCAACGCATTGAATTAGAAAAGGATATAT TTAAAAAAGGCTACCGCTCTCTTGATGTCCGACTCCCTGAACAATTCTCGTTAATTGAGAAATTAAATCAACGAGAGCGTTACCCAATTAGCGTGTTGTGTAGCGTATTCAATGTGCATCGCAGCAGCTATAAATATTGGGCCATACGGGATACAACGCCTACACCAGAGCAAATAAGGCTAGAAGCTGAAGTTAAAGCCATACATGCAATGAGCGGCGGTTCAGCTGGGGCACGGACAATCGCAGCAATCGCAACGAATAACGATTTTGAATTAAGCCGTTATCGCGCCGCTAAGCTAATGGTTAAACTAAAACTAGAGAGCTGCCAAGTACCACAACATCAATATAAAAGGGGTGGTAATGAGCATCTTGAAATCCCAAATTTGCTAGACAGGCAGTTTGATGTTGTTGAGCCGAATACGGTGTGGTGCGGTGATGTGACGTATATTTGGACAGGCAATCGCTGGGCCTATTTAGCGGTCGTTGTTGATTTATTTGCACGTAAAGTCGTTGGTTGGGCAATGTCGTTGTCGCCAGATACTAGCTTAACGCTAAAAGCGCTTGAACTCGCGTATGAAAGCAGAGGTAAACCAAGTGGATTGATGTTTCACTCAGACCAAGGAAGCCATTATACAAGCTTGAAGTACCGCCAACGTTTATGGCGCTATAAAATTACACAAAGTATGAGCAGGCGCGGAAATTGTTGGGATAATGCGCCAATGGAGCGATTTTTTAGAAGCTTTAAAACGGAGTGGATGCCAAAGGTTGGATACGAAAACTTTAAAGATGCTAAATATGGTGTGAGTGATTATATCAACGGATATTATAACAACGTTAGGCCTCATCATTATAATGCTGGTTTAGCGCCAAATGAATCTGAGGTTAGATACCAAGATTCTAAAACTGTGGCCAAAATTAGTTGA